One genomic segment of Chiloscyllium plagiosum isolate BGI_BamShark_2017 chromosome 10, ASM401019v2, whole genome shotgun sequence includes these proteins:
- the chrm5b gene encoding muscarinic acetylcholine receptor M5b isoform X1, with protein MLTPVPEIMGLHFLKNTTLDDNISNQEEGHSLLKIVSIATITAIVSFITIIGNILVIVSFKVNSQLKTVNNYYLLSLACADLIIGVFSMNLYTSYILMGYWSLGNLTCDLWLALDYVASNASVMNLLLISFDRYFSITRPLTYRAKRTPKRAGIMIGLAWLISFVLWAPAIVCWQYLVGERTVHPNECQIQFLSEPIITFSTAIAAFYIPVSVMTILYCRIYKETERRTKDLAELQGTNVGSENEVAPSKKTLLKSCFGCEGNKLSNKEICEVSWSSSNRSTTVTLKSTPAPNVTEQWLSSSKMGSFVNRPASGNDEKLATTSVSSGSQEQNQANVSGGEDDARMSFGKHPIINDYENQNTLMTPLKKMSDKKYVSYKCSKLAVKNGSFSSTSDASNGSTEGKVTPCSSADSEGRTIRNLDQNLGIQITKRKRLVLVKEKKAAQTLSAILLAFIITWTPYNIMVLVSTFCSNCIPLSLWHLGYWLCYVNSTVNPMCYALCNKTFRKTFKLLLLFQWKGKRSEEKSGCHSQYSAANK; from the coding sequence ATGTTAACTCCAGTTCCTGAAATCATGGgattacattttttaaagaatACGACTCTAGATGACAATATCTCCAATCAAGAGGAGGGACACAGTCTTTTGAAAATAGTATCAATCGCCACCATTACTGCAATTGTAAGCTTTATAACTATAATTGGTAACATTTTAGTCATTGTCTCATTCAAAGTGAACAGCCAACTTAAGACTGTGAACAATTATTATTTGTTAAGCCTGGCCTGTGCTGATCTCATCATTGGAGTGTTTTCAATGAACCTCTACACCTCTTATATTCTAATGGGTTACTGGTCGCTGGGAAATCTGACATGTGATTTGTGGCTGGCATTAGATTATGTAGCTAGTAATGCTTCTGTCATGAATTTGCTCCTCATTAGCTTTGACAGGTATTTCTCAATCACACGCCCTTTGACATATAGGGCTAAGCGTACACCTAAAAGGGCTGGCATAATGATTGGACTGGCTTGGTTAATATCTTTTGTATTATGGGCCCCAGCCATTGTATGCTGGCAGTACCTGGTTGGAGAAAGGACAGTGCACCCAAATGAGTGCCAGATACAATTTTTATCCGAGCCCATTATTACTTTTAGCACAGCAATAGCTGCTTTCTATATTCCTGTGTCGGTGATGACGATATTATACTGCCGTATCTATAAAGAGACAGAAAGGCGCACTAAGGATCTGGCAGAGCTTCAAGGAACAAATGTGGGGTCTGAAAATGAAGTTGCGCCTTCCAAAAAGACTCTTTTGAAGTCCTGTTTTGGCTGTGAAGGCAACAAACTTTCAAACAAGGAAATTTGCGAAGTTTCATGGTCTTCTTCAAACAGGAGCACAACAGTGACTCTAAAATCCACGCCTGCACCAAATGTCACAGAGCAGTGGCTAAGCAGTAGCAAAATGGGATCTTTTGTTAATCGCCCAGCATCAGGCAATGATGAAAAGCTTGCCACAACATCAGTCAGTTCAGGATCTCAAGAGCAAAATCAGGCCAATGTGAGTGGTGGTGAAGATGACGCAAGGATGTCCTTTGGTAAGCATCCTATCATAAATGATTATGAAAATCAAAACACCTTGATGACCCCTCTAAAAAAGATGAGTGATAAAAAATATGTTTCTTACAAATGTAGTAAATTGGCTGTTAAGAATGGAAGTTTCTCATCAACTTCAGATGCAAGTAATGGAAGCACAGAAGGAAAGGTAACACCCTGTTCATCTGCTGACTCAGAAGGTCGAACTATTAGAAATCTTGATCAAAATCTTGGTATCCAGATCACCAAAAGAAAACGGTTGGTTCTGGTCAAGGAAAAAAAGGCTGCCCAGACGCTTAGTGCTATCTTACTAGCTTTCATCATCACCTGGACACCTTATAACATTATGGTATTAGTCTCAACATTCTGTTCAAATTGTATCCCATTGTCATTGTGGCATCTTGGATACTGGCTGTGCTATGTCAACAGCACAGTCAACCCAATGTGTTATGCTCTGTGCAACAAAACATTTCGTAAAACATTTAAGCTGTTgttattatttcaatggaagggAAAGagaagtgaagagaaatcaggctGCCACAGTCAGTACTCAGCAGCCAACAAGTAA
- the chrm5b gene encoding muscarinic acetylcholine receptor M5b isoform X2, with translation MLTPVPEIMGLHFLKNTTLDDNISNQEEGHSLLKIVSIATITAIVSFITIIGNILVIVSFKVNSQLKTVNNYYLLSLACADLIIGVFSMNLYTSYILMGYWSLGNLTCDLWLALDYVASNASVMNLLLISFDRYFSITRPLTYRAKRTPKRAGIMIGLAWLISFVLWAPAIVCWQYLVGERTVHPNECQIQFLSEPIITFSTAIAAFYIPVSVMTILYCRIYKETERRTKDLAELQGTNVGSENEVAPSKKTLLKSCFGCEGNKLSNKEICEVSWSSSNRSTTVTLKSTPAPNVTEQWLSSSKMGSFVNRPASGNDEKLATTSVSSGSQEQNQANVSGGEDDARMSFGKKKS, from the coding sequence ATGTTAACTCCAGTTCCTGAAATCATGGgattacattttttaaagaatACGACTCTAGATGACAATATCTCCAATCAAGAGGAGGGACACAGTCTTTTGAAAATAGTATCAATCGCCACCATTACTGCAATTGTAAGCTTTATAACTATAATTGGTAACATTTTAGTCATTGTCTCATTCAAAGTGAACAGCCAACTTAAGACTGTGAACAATTATTATTTGTTAAGCCTGGCCTGTGCTGATCTCATCATTGGAGTGTTTTCAATGAACCTCTACACCTCTTATATTCTAATGGGTTACTGGTCGCTGGGAAATCTGACATGTGATTTGTGGCTGGCATTAGATTATGTAGCTAGTAATGCTTCTGTCATGAATTTGCTCCTCATTAGCTTTGACAGGTATTTCTCAATCACACGCCCTTTGACATATAGGGCTAAGCGTACACCTAAAAGGGCTGGCATAATGATTGGACTGGCTTGGTTAATATCTTTTGTATTATGGGCCCCAGCCATTGTATGCTGGCAGTACCTGGTTGGAGAAAGGACAGTGCACCCAAATGAGTGCCAGATACAATTTTTATCCGAGCCCATTATTACTTTTAGCACAGCAATAGCTGCTTTCTATATTCCTGTGTCGGTGATGACGATATTATACTGCCGTATCTATAAAGAGACAGAAAGGCGCACTAAGGATCTGGCAGAGCTTCAAGGAACAAATGTGGGGTCTGAAAATGAAGTTGCGCCTTCCAAAAAGACTCTTTTGAAGTCCTGTTTTGGCTGTGAAGGCAACAAACTTTCAAACAAGGAAATTTGCGAAGTTTCATGGTCTTCTTCAAACAGGAGCACAACAGTGACTCTAAAATCCACGCCTGCACCAAATGTCACAGAGCAGTGGCTAAGCAGTAGCAAAATGGGATCTTTTGTTAATCGCCCAGCATCAGGCAATGATGAAAAGCTTGCCACAACATCAGTCAGTTCAGGATCTCAAGAGCAAAATCAGGCCAATGTGAGTGGTGGTGAAGATGACGCAAGGATGTCCTTTG